In one window of Danaus plexippus chromosome 7, MEX_DaPlex, whole genome shotgun sequence DNA:
- the LOC116770557 gene encoding vam6/Vps39-like protein, whose amino-acid sequence MHEAYEVSHLLNATVQIEAIAAYDENLFLGTRQGHLLMYSLATNNGNQKYELQLLRYCKNFSKKPIQQIEVIPEDNLLLCLTDNVLSSYDINGVNFPLVKTFSESKGASLFALDNKSATSMTGESNSIVHLCVAVRRKLQLYYGKNGKFQKHLFDFTIPDVPKVMAWGQQYLCVGFKGEYTLFDLSSGDPKELFPTSSSKSQEPTIAKYSATSFLLGRNNTSVLVEEAQDIEVKNTIKWKEAPIAVVWDEPFILGLQQDQVVIQTVEPALFIQTLPDLNKARLMYRCKRGLIFVSSVGQVWCLSSVDITKQRQQLLKDKHFQIAIDLTNLSDCSPDEKQQSIRSIQKLYAIELFESKLYSQSMREFMKLNTDLEFVIKLFPEIDNKPGAEVKKAKGKDSENPLNALIEYLLEYRSKIGKNAQESAGKDELNQKTIQQQLELIDTTLLKCYLQTNDALVASLLRLNNCRLEESESTLQAHGKHSELIILYQTKGQHTQALQLLRAQATQQDSSLRGFHMTKNYLQHLGAEHLNLIFKFSDWILEEHPEEGLKIFTEDIVEVENLPRPKVLDFLLREHEPLVIPYLEHVIHTWNDTHSLFHDALIRMYRERITDKKSNATEEELQHIKSKLVSFLEKSSHYTPERVILHFPNDSLFEERAIILGKLGRHEQALSIYVQVLGDVDRAIRYCENVADKNADVYVILIRILMNPEQNTSLTGPLSNVPRHPNATVPDVETALSVLEKHADKISPIKALAVLPSSVPLSRLKVFLESALESQLSLKRRTQVLKGLLYAEHLQVQELKQFHESKKIEINDYKVCPVCKKRFGNQSAFVRYPNGDIVHYSCRTDNR is encoded by the exons ATGCATGAGGCGTACGAGGTTTCGCATCTTCTCAACGCAACGGTACAGATTGAAGCAATCGCTGCTTATG atgaaaacttatttttaggGACGAGGCAGGGTCACTTGCTTATGTACTCATTGGCAACTAATAATGGCAATCAAAAGTATGAACTCCAGTTGCTTCGATACTGTAAAAACTTTAGCAAAAAACCTATACAACAAATTGAAGTTATTCCAG AGGACAACTTATTACTATGTCTAACTGATAATGTCCTATCTTCATATGACATAAATGGAGTTAATTTTCCGCTAGTTAAAACATTCTCTGAAAGCAAAGGTGCTTCCCTTTTTGCATTAGATAACAAG TCAGCTACCTCAATGACAGGTGAATCTAACTCAATAGTACACTTATGTGTTGCTGTTAGGAGGAAGTTGCAACTATATTACGGTAAAAATGGAAAGTTCCAGAAACATCTCTTTGATTTCACAATTCCCGATGTGCCTAAAGTTATGGCATGGGGGCAACAATATTTGTGTGTTGGTTTTAAAGGGGAATACACCCTATTTGat CTGTCTTCGGGAGATCCTAAAGAACTCTTTCCGACAAGCAGCTCCAAATCCCAAGAGCCAACCATCGCCAAATATTCTGCAACATCTTTTCTCCTTGGCCGTAATAATACATCAGTACTAGTGGAAGAAGCTCAAGATATTGAAGTTAAGAACACCATTAAGTGGAAAGAGGCACCTATAGCTGTGG tttgGGATGAACCATTTATCCTTGGTCTCCAACAGGATCAAGTTGTAATACAGACAGTGGAGCCGGCCTTGTTCATACAGACTTTGCCGGATTTAAACAAAGCAAGACTTATGTATAG ATGTAAGCGTGGCCTTATATTCGTGTCGTCAGTGGGTCAAGTGTGGTGTCTCAGCTCGGTGGACATCACCAAGCAGAGGCAGCAGCTGTTGAAGGACAAACATTTCCAGATAGCCATAGATTTAAcg AATCTTTCGGACTGCTCGCCTGACGAGAAGCAGCAGTCAATACGCTCGATACAAAAGTTATACGCCATCGAGTTGTTCGAGAGCAAATTATACTCGCAGTCCATGAGGGAATTCATGAAACTTAACACAGATCTGGAGTTCGTTATAAAGTTGTTCCCCGAAATAGACAACAAACCCGGTGCCGAGGTTAAGAAAGCGAAGGGGAAAGATTCTGAGAACCCTCTTAACGCGTTGATAGAATATCTGTTGGAGTATAGATCGAAGATCGGTAAGAATGCTCAGGAGTCGGCTGGCAAGGACGAGCTTAATCAGAAGACCATACAACAGCAGTTAGAGCTGATCGATACTACGTTATTGAAGTGCTATttacag ACAAACGACGCTCTAGTGGCGTCCTTGCTGCGTCTCAATAACTGCCGTCTGGAGGAATCTGAGAGTACGCTTCAAGCGCACGGCAAGCACAGCGAGCTGATCATCCTGTACCAGACGAAGGGCCAGCACACGCAAGCGCTTCAGCTGCTGAGGGCGCAAGCCACCCAGCAGGACTCCAGCCTCAGAGGGTTCCATATGACCAAGAATTACCTACAACACCTCG GTGCTGAACATTTGAAtctgatatttaaattctccGATTGGATACTAGAGGAACATCCCGAAGAGGGTTTGAAGATCTTCACAGAGGATATAGTCGAGGTGGAAAACCTGCCACGGCCCAAAGTATTGGACTTCCTGCTCAGAGAACACGAGCCCCTGGTCATACCGTACCTGGAGCACGTGATCCACACGTGGAATGACACGCACTCGTTGTTCCACGACGCCTTAATAAGAATGTATAGAGAGAGGATCACTGATAAGAAGTCCAACGCGACGGAGGAGGAACTGCAGCACATTAAGTCCAAACTGGTGTCGTTTTTAGAGAAATCCTCCCACTACACTCCAGAGAGAGTTATATTGCACTTTCCGAACGACAGTTTGTTCGAAGAGAGAGCCATTATTTTAGGAAAGCTTGGAAGACATGAGCAGGCTCTATCGATATATGTACAGGTTCTTG GTGACGTGGATAGAGCCATCAGGTATTGTGAGAACGTCGCTGATAAAAACGCAGACGTCTATGTGATATTGATAAGAATACTCATGAACCCGGAACAAAATACTTCATTGACTGGACCACTGTCCAACGTACCGAGACACCCGAACGCCACTGTTCCCGACGTGGAGACGGCTCTAAGCGTGCTGGAGAAACACGCGGACAAGATATCACCAATCAAG GCGTTGGCAGTGCTGCCGAGCTCTGTACCGTTGAGTCGACTTAAGGTGTTCCTGGAGAGCGCTCTGGAAAGTCAGTTAAGTTTGAAGAGACGGACGCAAGTGTTGAAGGGATTGTTATATGCTGAACATTTACAG GTACAAGAGTTGAAACAGTTCCACGAATCCAAGAAGATAGAGATAAACGACTACAAAGTCTGTCCCGTGTGTAAGAAGAGGTTTGGCAATCAGAGCGCATTCGTGAGATACCCTAATGGGGACATAGTACATTATTCATGTAGAACTGATAACCGATAG